Proteins encoded by one window of Synergistes jonesii:
- a CDS encoding glycine/sarcosine/betaine reductase component B subunit produces the protein MKLELQKAKVKDIAWGAKTALLADGTLQICREEFLAAAADGAHFKTLGAELARPGESVRICPVKDVIEPRYKTEGPGQVFPGMVSGVETVGSGKTFVLDGAAVVTCGRIVGFQEGIVDMGGEGAKYTPFSKTMNAVLVFEPVEGLEAHEYEKACRMAGFRAALYVAKAVWEAGAPAVETQSFELPPFAEAMKAYPELPKVAYIYMLQTQGLLHDTYVYGVDAKRIIPSLIHPNETMDGAIVSGNCVSACDKNSSYVHQNNPVIRSLYARHGKDINFVGVIITNENVTLADKQRSSSYAVKLASMLGVDGVVISEEGFGNPDADLIMNCRKAEQAGIKTALITDEYAGRDGASQSLADAAKEADAVVTAGNANMIVVLPPMEKLIGFPDYTDVIAGGFDGSLKADGSIEVELQAVTGATCELGFCTLSAKTW, from the coding sequence ATGAAACTTGAACTGCAGAAGGCAAAAGTCAAAGACATAGCGTGGGGCGCAAAAACGGCGCTGCTCGCGGACGGCACGCTTCAGATATGCAGGGAGGAGTTCCTTGCCGCGGCGGCGGACGGCGCTCATTTCAAAACGCTCGGCGCGGAGCTCGCCCGTCCGGGCGAGAGCGTCCGCATCTGCCCCGTGAAGGACGTCATCGAACCGCGCTACAAAACGGAAGGGCCGGGGCAGGTATTTCCCGGAATGGTGAGCGGGGTCGAGACCGTCGGCAGCGGAAAGACCTTCGTGCTCGACGGAGCCGCGGTAGTGACATGCGGACGCATCGTCGGCTTCCAGGAGGGCATAGTCGACATGGGAGGAGAGGGCGCCAAGTACACTCCCTTCTCAAAGACGATGAACGCCGTGCTGGTATTCGAACCTGTCGAAGGGCTCGAAGCGCACGAGTATGAAAAGGCCTGCCGCATGGCCGGCTTCCGGGCCGCGCTGTACGTGGCGAAGGCCGTCTGGGAGGCGGGCGCGCCCGCAGTGGAGACGCAGAGCTTCGAGCTGCCGCCGTTCGCCGAAGCGATGAAGGCCTATCCGGAGCTTCCGAAGGTCGCGTACATTTACATGCTTCAGACGCAGGGGCTGCTTCACGACACCTACGTCTACGGCGTCGACGCAAAGAGAATCATCCCCTCGCTGATCCATCCCAACGAGACGATGGACGGCGCCATCGTTTCAGGCAACTGCGTCTCGGCCTGCGACAAAAACAGCAGCTACGTGCATCAGAACAATCCCGTCATCCGCAGCCTGTATGCGCGCCACGGCAAGGACATCAACTTCGTCGGCGTGATAATCACGAATGAAAACGTCACGCTCGCCGACAAGCAGAGGAGCTCCTCCTACGCGGTGAAGCTCGCGTCGATGCTCGGCGTCGACGGCGTGGTCATCAGCGAGGAAGGCTTCGGCAACCCAGACGCCGACCTTATCATGAACTGCCGCAAGGCGGAGCAGGCCGGCATCAAAACGGCGCTGATAACGGACGAATACGCGGGGCGCGACGGCGCGAGCCAGTCGCTCGCGGACGCCGCGAAGGAAGCGGACGCGGTCGTTACGGCGGGCAACGCGAACATGATAGTCGTGCTGCCTCCGATGGAAAAGCTGATCGGCTTTCCCGATTACACCGACGTCATCGCCGGCGGCTTCGACGGCTCGCTGAAGGCGGACGGCTCGATCGAAGTCGAGCTGCAGGCTGTCACGGGCGCGACGTGCGAGCTCGGCTTCTGCACGCTGAGCGCAAAGACCTGGTAG
- the rny gene encoding ribonuclease Y: MEFTVAVLCVISGLAAGSFGGYTYHKKSEEKKIRGALSESERIIRDATKKAENAKRDILAEGKEEVIRLRQELDRDTKDRRAELQRSERRLEQKEENLDRKIENISRKEEDLKNRNEQVQEKLDRLSTQEQELIEKLEQIAQLTRDEARTQLLSEVEAEANHLIGLRLKELEERAKRDADRKAQDILATAIQRCSVDYASDAVVSVVTLPSEEMKGRIIGREGRNIRAFETLTGVDLIVDDTPEAVTLSSFDPVRREVARLSLERLVVDGRIHPARIEEIIERAEKDVQVQIIETAEEALLETGIKNMHGELSKLIGQLRYRTSYGQNALTHSLEVAHLAGVMAAELGLDELKARRAGLLHDIGKAVDHQIEGPHAKIGADFAKRYGEAPDIVNAIASHHEDEEPQTIYALLVAAADAVSASRPGARRESLDAYVKRLEKLEEVAKAFSGVSKAYAIQAGREVRVAVAPEVADEGEMQKLAYDIARKIEEELRYPGQIKVTLIKETRAVEYAK, encoded by the coding sequence ATGGAATTCACAGTGGCAGTGCTGTGTGTGATCTCCGGGCTCGCAGCGGGGTCCTTTGGAGGCTACACATATCACAAGAAGAGCGAAGAGAAAAAAATACGCGGCGCTCTTTCAGAATCCGAGCGGATCATCCGGGATGCGACGAAAAAAGCCGAGAACGCGAAGCGCGATATCCTCGCCGAGGGAAAGGAAGAAGTGATACGCCTGAGGCAGGAGCTCGACCGCGACACGAAGGACCGCCGTGCAGAGCTGCAGCGTTCCGAGCGCAGACTGGAGCAGAAGGAGGAAAACCTCGACAGAAAGATCGAGAACATAAGCCGCAAGGAAGAAGATTTGAAAAACCGCAACGAACAGGTTCAGGAAAAGCTTGACAGACTTTCCACGCAGGAACAGGAACTCATCGAGAAACTTGAACAGATCGCCCAGCTCACGCGCGACGAAGCGCGCACGCAGCTCCTCTCGGAGGTGGAGGCGGAGGCCAATCATTTGATAGGGCTTCGCTTGAAGGAGCTCGAGGAGCGCGCTAAGCGCGACGCCGACCGCAAGGCGCAGGACATACTCGCTACCGCCATCCAGCGCTGTAGCGTCGATTACGCGTCCGACGCGGTCGTCAGCGTGGTGACGCTGCCGTCGGAGGAAATGAAGGGGCGCATTATCGGCCGCGAAGGGCGCAACATCAGAGCCTTTGAAACGCTCACCGGAGTGGACCTTATAGTAGACGACACGCCCGAGGCGGTGACCCTCAGCAGCTTTGACCCTGTACGCCGCGAGGTCGCGCGCCTTTCTCTTGAGAGGCTCGTCGTCGACGGGAGAATCCATCCTGCTCGCATAGAAGAGATAATAGAACGCGCCGAGAAGGATGTACAAGTGCAAATTATTGAAACCGCCGAGGAGGCGCTGCTCGAAACCGGCATAAAAAACATGCACGGAGAGCTGTCGAAGCTCATCGGACAGCTTCGTTACCGCACGAGCTATGGGCAGAACGCCCTTACGCACAGCCTTGAAGTCGCGCATCTCGCCGGCGTCATGGCCGCCGAGCTCGGGCTCGACGAACTCAAGGCGAGAAGAGCCGGCCTGCTGCACGATATAGGCAAGGCCGTGGATCACCAGATAGAGGGCCCGCACGCGAAGATCGGCGCGGACTTCGCCAAGCGCTACGGCGAAGCGCCCGACATAGTGAACGCTATCGCGTCGCATCACGAAGACGAAGAGCCTCAGACGATCTACGCGCTGCTGGTGGCCGCGGCCGACGCGGTCAGCGCGTCGCGTCCGGGAGCCCGCCGCGAGAGCCTCGACGCCTACGTGAAACGCCTCGAAAAGCTCGAAGAGGTCGCGAAGGCCTTCTCCGGCGTGAGCAAGGCGTACGCGATACAGGCGGGGCGCGAAGTGCGCGTGGCGGTCGCGCCGGAAGTCGCGGACGAAGGCGAGATGCAGAAGCTTGCCTACGATATCGCGCGTAAGATAGAAGAAGAGCTGCGCTACCCCGGGCAGATAAAGGTCACGCTTATAAAAGAGACCCGTGCGGTCGAGTACGCCAAATAG
- a CDS encoding ROK family protein: MIKRIGIDLGGHTISGGEVDFSGGAPRLVSPVTVRTPSERDPLSVLRAVEELALMWVSRGDECFIGIGVPGFVSKDRLAVLKLTNFKGCEGARVGTLIARDMRARGISAEVRLENDANCAAVGEHICGAARGMDDFAVLTLGSGIGAGLAANGRLIRGAHGMAGECGHMALCGEGFRGCFCGGAGHLEEAASADWVERRALERGLPGDFRVLWGMREKNGDARALIEASLDALARGIASICAALDPEAVILNGGMSRAEGMADELRGRATKYLPSPMRAVFRLLLSELGSSAAVMGAAALDGGM; this comes from the coding sequence TTGATCAAGAGAATCGGCATCGACCTCGGCGGGCATACGATAAGCGGCGGAGAAGTCGATTTCAGCGGAGGGGCGCCGCGCCTCGTCTCCCCAGTGACGGTCAGGACGCCGAGCGAAAGGGATCCCCTCTCGGTGCTCCGCGCGGTCGAGGAGCTCGCGCTGATGTGGGTTTCGCGCGGCGACGAATGTTTCATCGGCATAGGAGTGCCAGGCTTCGTGAGCAAAGACCGTCTCGCGGTGCTGAAGCTGACGAACTTCAAGGGCTGCGAAGGCGCCCGCGTCGGCACGCTGATCGCGCGGGACATGCGCGCCCGCGGGATCTCTGCCGAGGTGAGGCTGGAAAACGACGCGAACTGCGCGGCGGTCGGCGAACATATCTGCGGGGCGGCCAGAGGGATGGACGACTTCGCTGTGCTCACGCTCGGCAGCGGGATAGGCGCAGGGCTTGCGGCGAACGGCAGGCTGATCCGCGGCGCGCACGGCATGGCCGGCGAATGCGGCCATATGGCTCTGTGCGGCGAAGGATTTCGCGGCTGTTTCTGCGGCGGCGCCGGGCACCTTGAGGAGGCGGCGTCGGCCGACTGGGTCGAAAGACGCGCGCTGGAGCGCGGGCTGCCGGGGGATTTCCGCGTCTTATGGGGCATGCGCGAAAAAAACGGCGACGCGCGGGCGCTTATCGAGGCCTCTCTCGACGCCCTCGCGCGCGGCATAGCCTCCATCTGCGCGGCGCTCGACCCCGAAGCCGTCATACTCAACGGCGGGATGAGCCGCGCGGAGGGGATGGCGGACGAGCTGCGCGGCCGCGCGACGAAGTACCTGCCCTCGCCTATGCGCGCCGTATTTAGACTGCTGCTCTCCGAGCTCGGAAGCAGCGCGGCGGTGATGGGCGCGGCGGCGCTGGACGGCGGGATGTGA
- the grdC gene encoding glycine/sarcosine/betaine reductase complex component C subunit beta: MPNAAVKAAAYSLNHTPELALWYGNTPYVERLTHPDSEFLRDLPKFQQNYHEAASYAPNQTYIGAMEIEDFEKREKPWYKNLEPQERRYGRYGEIMPEDETIAFMDICDVFDLIWLEKGFAASIREKLAKHPLMRDDIIARLEAGHEAADIEDEIKTAAALPLYVDDRVIGCARRGHEVDPNLTAYELLVNIANKASAVLSLLHLIKNAGMKPEDVDFVVECSEEAAGDMNQRGGGNFAKAIAEIAGCANASGCDVRGFCAGPVNAIIAAASMVAAGAHKNVAVVAGGAIPKLYMNARDHVKKELPALENCIGSFGVLVVPEDGALPVIRLDAIGKHTVGAGASPQTVTTVLTYDPLKKVGLTFADVDKFSPELHNPEITLPAGAGDVPTANFKMIAALAVMKKAIEKADMVNFTKEHGMTGFVHTQGHIPSGVPFIGHAADAINAGKMTRAMIIGKGSLFLGRLTNLADGASFLIEKPQPKKEEAAVGREEIRAMILESLGELAAGLKSR, from the coding sequence ATGCCAAACGCAGCGGTCAAAGCGGCAGCCTATTCATTGAACCATACACCGGAGCTCGCCCTCTGGTACGGCAACACGCCCTACGTCGAAAGGTTGACGCATCCCGATTCTGAATTCCTGAGGGATCTCCCGAAATTCCAGCAGAACTACCATGAGGCGGCCAGCTACGCTCCGAACCAGACGTACATCGGCGCGATGGAGATCGAAGACTTTGAAAAGCGCGAAAAGCCCTGGTACAAAAACCTTGAGCCGCAGGAGCGGCGCTACGGCAGATACGGCGAGATCATGCCGGAGGACGAGACGATCGCCTTCATGGATATATGCGACGTCTTCGACCTCATCTGGCTGGAAAAGGGCTTCGCCGCGTCGATTAGGGAAAAGCTTGCGAAGCATCCGCTGATGCGCGACGACATCATAGCACGCCTTGAAGCGGGGCACGAGGCGGCCGACATAGAAGACGAGATCAAAACGGCGGCGGCACTTCCGCTTTACGTCGACGACAGGGTCATAGGCTGCGCGAGGCGCGGCCACGAGGTCGACCCCAACCTCACGGCCTACGAGCTGCTCGTCAACATCGCGAACAAGGCCAGCGCGGTGCTCTCGCTGCTGCACCTTATCAAAAACGCCGGCATGAAGCCCGAGGACGTCGACTTCGTGGTCGAGTGCTCGGAAGAGGCGGCGGGCGACATGAACCAGCGCGGCGGCGGCAACTTCGCCAAAGCCATCGCGGAGATCGCCGGCTGCGCCAACGCGTCGGGCTGCGACGTGCGCGGCTTCTGCGCCGGCCCCGTCAACGCGATAATCGCGGCCGCCTCGATGGTCGCGGCCGGCGCGCACAAAAACGTCGCGGTCGTGGCGGGCGGCGCCATCCCCAAGCTTTATATGAACGCGCGCGACCACGTCAAAAAGGAACTTCCGGCGCTTGAGAACTGCATCGGCTCCTTCGGCGTCCTCGTCGTGCCGGAGGACGGCGCGTTACCGGTGATTCGCCTTGACGCGATCGGCAAGCACACCGTGGGCGCCGGCGCGTCGCCGCAGACGGTGACGACTGTGCTCACCTACGACCCTTTAAAAAAGGTCGGACTCACCTTTGCAGACGTGGATAAATTCTCTCCGGAGCTCCACAACCCGGAGATCACGCTTCCGGCCGGAGCAGGCGATGTGCCGACGGCGAACTTCAAGATGATAGCGGCTCTCGCCGTTATGAAGAAAGCCATAGAGAAGGCCGATATGGTCAATTTCACAAAGGAGCACGGCATGACGGGCTTCGTGCACACACAGGGGCACATCCCTTCGGGAGTCCCCTTCATCGGACACGCGGCCGACGCGATAAACGCCGGCAAAATGACGCGCGCGATGATAATAGGCAAGGGGAGCCTCTTTCTCGGGCGCCTGACGAACTTGGCGGACGGCGCCTCCTTCCTCATCGAGAAGCCGCAGCCCAAAAAGGAAGAGGCAGCCGTCGGCAGGGAAGAGATCCGCGCGATGATACTCGAGAGCCTCGGAGAACTCGCGGCCGGCCTCAAAAGCAGGTGA
- a CDS encoding sodium-dependent transporter — MAGNNGNREQWGSKFGFIMAAAGSAVGLGNIWRFPYITGKYGGGAFVLVYLIIVTVIGSSLMLAEFALGRRAKLDSVGAFRKLGGGAWPIVGWMGFFCGFVILSYYAVIAGWTLAYMFKSFGGLMDAAAAGKAADAFGAFVSDPVQAIAYHAAVMAMVVAVVCRGISAGIEKSCKVLMPALFLILILLIVRAVTLPGALEGLEFYLLPDLSKLSGEGVLSAVGQGFYSLSLAMGIIITYGSYLGKEEYMPKVTGTIVLLDTAVAVMAGLIIFPAVFAFGVDAGAGPGLTFVTLPIVFSKMPMGAFFSFAFFALLFIAAITSAFSLFEVVVTFAIDEIGWPRLKSSLIMGLAVTILGIPSALSVGGHFPQICGKDFLDAMDFITNNAVMPVCGILTSFFVGWLWTKGAKEEVTNNGTRDFPLYTAWLWVCRIVVPISVALIFVNGLKW, encoded by the coding sequence GTGGCAGGCAACAACGGAAACAGAGAACAGTGGGGCAGCAAATTCGGCTTTATAATGGCGGCCGCCGGCTCCGCCGTCGGTCTGGGAAACATTTGGCGCTTCCCGTATATCACGGGCAAGTACGGCGGGGGGGCCTTCGTCCTTGTTTACCTTATTATCGTAACGGTAATAGGTTCCTCGCTCATGCTTGCGGAATTCGCGCTGGGGCGCAGGGCGAAGCTTGACTCGGTAGGCGCCTTCAGGAAGCTCGGCGGAGGCGCGTGGCCGATAGTGGGCTGGATGGGCTTTTTCTGCGGCTTTGTCATTCTTTCGTATTATGCCGTCATAGCCGGGTGGACGCTCGCGTACATGTTCAAATCGTTCGGCGGGCTGATGGACGCCGCGGCGGCCGGCAAGGCGGCTGACGCCTTCGGCGCGTTCGTATCCGATCCCGTGCAGGCGATAGCTTATCATGCAGCTGTCATGGCGATGGTCGTCGCCGTCGTCTGCCGTGGAATCAGCGCCGGCATCGAAAAGAGCTGCAAGGTCCTCATGCCCGCGCTCTTTTTGATACTCATCCTGCTTATCGTGCGCGCGGTGACTCTCCCCGGCGCGCTGGAAGGGCTTGAGTTCTACCTGCTGCCGGACTTGTCCAAGCTTTCCGGGGAGGGCGTCCTCTCAGCGGTCGGCCAGGGCTTCTATTCGCTCTCCCTGGCGATGGGCATAATAATCACCTACGGAAGCTATCTCGGCAAGGAGGAGTACATGCCGAAGGTCACGGGCACGATAGTGCTCCTTGACACCGCGGTCGCCGTCATGGCCGGGCTCATCATCTTCCCGGCGGTATTCGCCTTCGGCGTCGACGCCGGCGCGGGCCCGGGGCTTACCTTCGTGACTCTGCCGATAGTATTCTCAAAGATGCCGATGGGCGCGTTCTTCTCCTTCGCCTTCTTCGCGCTTCTCTTCATAGCCGCCATCACCTCGGCTTTCTCGCTCTTTGAAGTCGTCGTCACCTTCGCTATCGACGAAATCGGCTGGCCGCGCCTCAAGTCGTCGCTCATAATGGGGCTTGCGGTGACGATTCTTGGAATCCCCTCCGCCCTTTCGGTCGGCGGGCACTTCCCGCAGATCTGCGGCAAGGACTTCCTCGACGCTATGGACTTCATCACGAACAACGCCGTCATGCCCGTCTGCGGCATCCTGACATCTTTCTTTGTCGGCTGGCTCTGGACGAAGGGCGCGAAGGAAGAAGTCACGAACAACGGGACGCGCGATTTTCCCCTCTACACGGCGTGGCTTTGGGTCTGCCGCATAGTGGTGCCGATCAGCGTGGCGCTCATATTCGTCAACGGGCTTAAATGGTAA
- a CDS encoding GrdX family protein, with amino-acid sequence MSSSLFSYLCVSNNPNLNGCVRSLEYLDGSALDVLYEGRDLIHLGWKLLANPLYGNFKPNQQPYRSLILRNDAAEGASLDVESLSLIENAICVFKSSPKLVRPGELPEQIDSDFRYLDFVLLEETFHQYSVLSPPGNRPGAAESGDKSASSQ; translated from the coding sequence ATGAGTTCGTCCCTATTTTCTTATCTGTGCGTTTCAAACAATCCGAATCTGAACGGCTGTGTGCGCTCGCTCGAGTACCTTGACGGCAGCGCGCTCGACGTGCTTTACGAGGGACGGGACCTGATTCATCTCGGCTGGAAGCTGCTGGCAAATCCGCTTTACGGAAATTTCAAGCCGAACCAGCAGCCGTACCGCTCCCTGATCCTGAGGAACGACGCGGCGGAAGGCGCCTCCCTCGACGTGGAATCCCTCAGCCTCATCGAGAACGCGATCTGCGTATTCAAGAGCTCCCCGAAGCTGGTAAGGCCCGGCGAGCTTCCGGAACAGATCGACAGCGATTTCCGCTATCTCGATTTCGTTCTGCTGGAAGAGACCTTTCATCAGTATTCGGTCCTCTCGCCCCCTGGGAATCGTCCCGGCGCGGCGGAGAGCGGGGACAAAAGCGCAAGTTCTCAATAA
- the grdB gene encoding glycine reductase complex selenoprotein B: protein MTKKRIVHYINQFFAGIGGEEKADVEPEARKGAVGPGLAFSREFGEKAEIVGTVICGDTYYAENIERATDEILKLIASFEPDAVVTGPAFNAGRYGTAAGGVADAVQKKLGIPAVSGMYEENPGADMFRKAVFIVPTADNARGIKTAVPAMAKLVLRLIETKGDPGSPEEGGYMPRGVRVNFFRESCGAERAVEMLVKKLKGEAFETEYPMPSFDRVAPGAPVQDMKNATIALVTSGGIVPKGNPDHIEASSAMKFGTYGIEGVMSADPEHYATAHGGYDPTYANADPNRVLPVDVMREMEKEGVFKKLYGSFSTTVGNGTSIANAKKFGTAIGAKLKEDGVDAVILTSTUGTCTRCGATMVKAIESYGIPVVHICTIVPISQTVGANRIVPAVAIPYPLGDPAKTPEEEKKIRRAILEKAIKALQTPISEQTVF, encoded by the coding sequence ATGACAAAGAAGAGAATCGTACACTACATAAACCAGTTCTTCGCAGGCATCGGCGGCGAAGAAAAGGCCGACGTCGAGCCCGAAGCGCGCAAAGGCGCCGTAGGCCCGGGGCTGGCTTTCAGCAGGGAGTTCGGAGAGAAGGCCGAGATAGTCGGCACGGTCATCTGCGGTGACACATATTACGCGGAGAATATCGAGCGGGCGACGGACGAAATATTGAAACTCATCGCCTCCTTCGAGCCCGACGCTGTCGTCACGGGCCCGGCGTTCAACGCCGGACGCTACGGCACGGCGGCCGGCGGGGTGGCCGACGCCGTGCAGAAGAAGCTCGGCATTCCCGCCGTATCGGGCATGTACGAGGAAAACCCCGGCGCCGATATGTTCAGGAAAGCCGTCTTCATCGTCCCGACCGCGGACAACGCCCGCGGCATCAAAACGGCGGTCCCGGCGATGGCGAAGCTCGTCCTCAGGCTGATCGAGACGAAGGGCGACCCCGGCTCGCCGGAGGAGGGCGGCTACATGCCGCGCGGCGTCCGCGTGAACTTCTTCCGCGAGAGCTGCGGAGCCGAGCGCGCCGTGGAAATGCTCGTGAAAAAATTGAAGGGCGAGGCGTTTGAAACGGAGTATCCGATGCCGAGCTTCGACCGCGTGGCGCCGGGCGCTCCCGTCCAGGATATGAAGAACGCGACGATCGCGCTCGTGACGTCGGGCGGCATAGTGCCGAAGGGCAACCCCGACCACATCGAGGCGTCGAGCGCGATGAAATTCGGCACCTACGGCATAGAAGGCGTAATGAGCGCCGATCCCGAGCATTACGCTACGGCGCACGGCGGCTACGACCCGACCTACGCGAATGCGGACCCGAACCGCGTCCTGCCGGTAGACGTGATGCGCGAAATGGAAAAAGAGGGCGTATTCAAGAAGCTCTACGGGAGCTTCTCGACGACTGTCGGCAACGGCACCTCGATCGCCAACGCGAAGAAATTCGGCACGGCAATCGGCGCGAAGCTGAAGGAAGACGGAGTCGACGCCGTGATACTCACCTCCACCTGAGGAACCTGCACTCGTTGCGGCGCAACGATGGTAAAGGCTATCGAATCTTACGGAATCCCCGTCGTGCATATCTGCACGATAGTCCCGATCTCGCAGACCGTGGGTGCGAACCGCATCGTCCCGGCTGTCGCGATACCCTATCCTCTGGGAGACCCGGCCAAGACGCCGGAGGAGGAAAAAAAGATAAGGCGCGCGATACTCGAAAAGGCGATAAAGGCCCTTCAGACGCCGATCAGCGAACAGACTGTATTTTAA
- a CDS encoding TIGR00282 family metallophosphoesterase, with protein MRVLFIGDIMGRPGRAAAASEIPKLRDEYGGFDFVIANGENSAGGFGLTEKVMNELFGAGIDILTNGNHVWDKKDFVPLLDSEKRLLRPANHPAGTCGRGHAVYEKNGEKLAVLCLQGRTFMPPLDCPFRTADKIISECPVPAVFVDIHAEATSEKRALALYLDGRASAVIGTHTHVQTADEEILRGGTAFLSDAGMTGGHAGVIGMTADSVLPKFLLGTPCKFEVCEEDVRFQGAVVEIDSETGRSLNIKRVNRSVIKNH; from the coding sequence ATGCGCGTGCTTTTTATAGGCGACATCATGGGGAGGCCGGGACGCGCCGCAGCGGCGTCGGAGATACCGAAGCTGCGCGACGAATATGGCGGCTTCGATTTTGTTATAGCGAACGGCGAAAACAGCGCCGGGGGCTTCGGCCTGACCGAAAAGGTCATGAACGAGCTTTTCGGTGCGGGAATCGATATCCTGACGAACGGCAACCACGTTTGGGACAAAAAAGATTTCGTCCCTCTGCTCGATTCCGAGAAACGGTTGCTGCGCCCCGCCAATCATCCCGCAGGAACGTGCGGCCGCGGACATGCCGTTTATGAGAAAAACGGAGAGAAGCTGGCGGTCCTCTGTCTTCAGGGGCGTACCTTCATGCCTCCGCTCGACTGCCCCTTCAGGACTGCGGATAAAATAATCTCAGAGTGTCCCGTGCCGGCGGTCTTTGTCGACATACACGCCGAAGCTACATCAGAAAAGCGCGCGCTCGCCCTCTATCTCGACGGCAGGGCGTCGGCGGTGATAGGGACCCATACCCACGTGCAGACTGCGGACGAAGAAATACTTAGGGGGGGCACGGCCTTTTTGTCCGACGCGGGAATGACCGGCGGCCACGCCGGCGTCATAGGGATGACGGCCGATTCCGTGCTGCCTAAGTTCCTGCTGGGCACTCCGTGCAAATTCGAGGTCTGCGAAGAAGACGTGAGATTTCAGGGAGCGGTGGTGGAAATAGATTCGGAAACGGGCCGTTCGCTGAACATCAAGCGTGTAAACAGAAGCGTTATAAAAAATCATTAA
- the grdD gene encoding glycine/sarcosine/betaine reductase complex component C subunit alpha — MADNKTVKALIGEILGEIIEEAKEGGGRKTKVGLMAYGSELGAEELCRGARLAMQDDPTVKVFCIGPRLAGFEDLNWIETEPDEHAVSAAMEKALSDGVIEGAVALHYPFPVGVTTIGKIFTPGRGKPCFVASSTGTASPLRTEAMLRNAIYGIAVAKSAGVTDPKVGVLNLDGAQTVLRALQKLKESGYEISFADSIRKGGGAIFRGNDLLAGAGDVCVADTLTGNVLMKLFGAWTTGGDYEAMGWGYGPSAGEGWNRVISIISRASGAPVVAGALSLNARAAKSGLPAIVAKELQAARAAGLDELIEAMQPKQAAAEEDVKAPPSEPTDEEIHGIDVLEIENAVKALWKADVYAESSMGCTGPVIKFAKRNEEKVKEVLKAASYL, encoded by the coding sequence ATGGCGGACAATAAAACTGTAAAAGCGCTGATAGGCGAGATACTCGGCGAGATAATAGAGGAAGCCAAAGAGGGCGGCGGCAGAAAGACGAAGGTCGGCCTCATGGCTTACGGCAGCGAGCTGGGAGCGGAAGAGCTCTGCCGCGGCGCGCGACTTGCGATGCAGGACGATCCGACGGTCAAGGTATTCTGTATCGGCCCGCGGCTCGCCGGCTTCGAAGATCTGAACTGGATAGAGACGGAGCCCGACGAACACGCGGTATCGGCCGCGATGGAAAAAGCGTTGAGCGACGGCGTGATAGAGGGGGCGGTAGCCCTCCACTACCCCTTCCCCGTCGGCGTTACGACTATAGGGAAAATCTTCACGCCGGGCAGGGGCAAGCCTTGCTTCGTGGCCTCCTCCACGGGCACGGCGTCCCCGCTCAGGACCGAGGCCATGCTTCGCAACGCGATCTACGGGATCGCCGTTGCGAAATCGGCCGGGGTCACCGATCCGAAGGTCGGAGTGCTGAACCTCGACGGAGCGCAGACGGTGCTGCGAGCGCTGCAGAAGCTGAAGGAAAGCGGCTATGAGATCAGCTTCGCCGACAGCATCAGAAAGGGCGGCGGCGCGATATTCCGCGGCAATGACCTCCTGGCAGGGGCCGGTGACGTCTGCGTCGCGGACACGCTTACCGGCAACGTGTTGATGAAGCTCTTCGGCGCGTGGACTACGGGCGGCGACTACGAGGCGATGGGCTGGGGCTACGGCCCGTCGGCCGGCGAGGGGTGGAACAGGGTCATATCCATCATCTCGCGCGCCTCCGGCGCCCCAGTCGTCGCGGGCGCCCTTTCGCTGAACGCCCGCGCCGCGAAGAGCGGACTCCCCGCGATAGTGGCGAAGGAGCTCCAAGCGGCCAGGGCGGCGGGGCTCGACGAGCTGATTGAGGCGATGCAGCCTAAGCAGGCCGCGGCCGAAGAAGATGTGAAGGCCCCGCCTTCAGAGCCGACGGACGAAGAGATTCACGGCATCGACGTCCTCGAGATAGAAAACGCCGTCAAGGCGCTCTGGAAGGCCGACGTCTACGCCGAATCTTCGATGGGCTGCACCGGCCCCGTCATCAAGTTCGCCAAGAGGAACGAAGAAAAGGTCAAAGAAGTCTTAAAGGCGGCGAGTTACCTCTGA